The following nucleotide sequence is from Pseudobutyrivibrio ruminis HUN009.
GCATCGATATTCCAAGCCACATCAAGCAGATTGGGGCTGGGTTCATGATTGATCATTTTTCATGCATCGTCATTCATGTGGACGCTGTCATCGGAAGTGGCGTCACAATCCGCCAAGGCTGCGTAATAGGCACAAACGGCCGCGGCGTGCCAGTAATCGAGGACGGCGTAGACATCGGCGCAGGTGCCGCAATCATCGGGCCTATCACCGTTGGCAAGGGTGCACGCATTGGAGCCAATGCTGTAGTTGTTCACGATGTGCCTGCCGGAGCCACTGTTGTTGGCAATCCAGGGCACGTAGTGAGTAAATAGTCGGTGCTCAGGCTTTTACTTTTGCTGTATTAACCTAGGATGACTATATTTTTTCATATCTTTCGGCTTTTATAGTCTCCTTTTTTTGTTCTGACTATATATTATTCATGTTATTGAATTTTATAGTGCATTTAGTAGTGATATGACTATATATTTCTGTGTTAGCAGGAATATATAGTCATTTTTGTTGTAATCTGACTGTTTCTGACTATATCTTTTTATTAGTTTTAGTATATATAGTCATTTTGACTCTTTAGGACTATACATCTTCAGTTATTCTTGTTTTATATAGTCATAAGCTGCTGTGTGTGACTATATATTCTTCTTTTTTCCAATTCTTATAGCAACCCCAGTCTTATTTCTGCTATAAAATCAGGAAAAGTCCCTTATATATAGCAAAAGGCCAGCCCGTAGGCTGGCCGAAGCACAAGAGAATTCAAATGTGCTTTTAGGGTATGTTAGTCTGCGTACTCAGATATTGTGATTGTGTATGAGCTTGTGCCCTCTACGTATACAGTGCCGTCTGTACCAACGATTGAAACTGTGTTTCCGTCTTCATCAACGATTGTTCCGTTGTTTGTAAGTGATGTAAGAACTGAATCGCCTGTTACAACCCACTTAGATGAAGAGTCGATTGTAAGGTTTGCGTATCCATCACCACCGTTTCCTGCAGCTGACTCATCATCGATGAATGCACCTGTAAGAACTGAGCCATCTGTCATTTCCATATCAAGTGTTGAGATTGTATCCCAGATGATATCGCCTTCCATTTCCTGGTTGATAGCTGTGAATGAGCACTGTGCTCCGTTCTCTCCGCTTGTTCCCCAACCTCTCTGGTTTGCATTTCCTGTAACCCTAAGGAAGAAGTCATTTTCATCAGCGTATGTGATATCAACGTTTTCAAGAATGAATGTTGACTCTGTATTTGTTGTGTAGAACATACCGCCATTCTTTGCAGTGATGCTGCCGCCTGTCATAGAGAATGTAGAGTTACCTACTTCTGAATCACCTGACATTGACTGGTAAAGGATGATGTTCCAATCGCAGTCATTCTGCTCGCTTGTTGGAATGTTACCTGTTAAGTCGCAATCTGTAAGTGTAAGTGAGTTGAGACCTTCGATACATACGGCCTCAGCGCCTGTTGCTGTAAGTGTTGCATTTGAGATTGTGATATCTGCTGTACAGTATACTGCTGGTGAGCCAGAACCATTTGATGTGTATGTACCACCATCAACTACCATTGTTCCGCCACCTCTATCTGAACGAATTGCAGCTGCTGATTCGCCGTTTGTTTCAACTGTGTTGTCGTTAGCGTAAAGTGTACCGCCACCTGCAACGTGGATACCACCTGATGTGTTCTGCTGTGTTGTGATTGTTGAATTAGATACATAAGCCACACCATCGCCATATGCGAATACGCCAGCACCACCTGCTGCATCTGAGTCAATAGTCACATTGTCAACTGTAAGTGTTCCACCTGTTGTAAGTAAAGTGGCGCCAACTCCATAGAAAGAAGAATTGTCGCCACCTGTGCTGTCATCTGAAGTTCTTGTAATTGTTGAATCCTTTACTGTAACTTCACCATCTGTTACAAGGATTGCATTTTCATCAGTGCCTGTAGAGGCGATTGTCTCGCCCTCTACAGTCTCATCTGCACTGTACTCATATAATGCTGAGTATGTAATGTCTGAAGCTGATGTCATGTTTCCACCTGGCTGACCCATGGCTGACTGAGTACCACCAAGAATTTCTACTGATTCAACGTTACCATCTGCGTCGAATGTAACTGCAACCTGTGTGCCTACTTCGATATCAGAAAGTGTAAGTTCTGTCTGAGCATCGCCCATATCTGCTGGTGCTTCCCCGTCACCTGATGGAGTCTCACCATCTGCTGGTGCTTCCCCGCCACCTGATGGTGCTTCGCCCTCTGCTGCTTCGCCATCACCTGATGGAGCCTCGCCCTCTGGCTTGTCACCTGATGGTGCTTCACCGTCTGGTTTGTCTCCTGAAGGAGCTTCGCCATCTGCTGGTGTCTCAGCGCCTGCTTCTACAGTAGCTTCTGTCATTGCTGTATCATCTGAAGAATCCTCTGTATCTTCTGTTGTCTCTTCATCTGTAGTTTCTTCTGTTGTTTCCTCTGTTGTCTCATCTGTTGTCTCTTCTGTAGATTCTTCTGTTGCTGCATCCTCCGGCTTTGTAGGAGCCTCACCGTCTGCTGGTGCTTCTCCACCGCCTGACATTGCCATAGAGTAAGTTGTGCTGTCGCTAACTGTGACGTCTGCTGTTTCCTCACCCAATGTAAGTTCATTGTTTTCATAAGTTCCTACGGTGATTGTAAATCCCGTATCACTGACTGCTGTTACCTCTCCGTAGATAGTTTCACTGGCATAAGCTGTTGTGGAATCTGATCCGCAAGCTATCAATGAACCACAAGCAAGTGCTGCAGTCATCATTAATGCAGTAAGTCTTTTCCTCATTTTATGTCCTCCATTATCTGCATCGGGTTTCCCCAATGGTCAATATTTATCTGCGCTCCAACCTCAGCGCGTTACGTGTTATAGTTAAACACCGCATTGTGAAAATTAACGGTACTAAAAAGTGTTGATTATGTGATTGGTTTCTAAATGTTTAAATTATCCTATGAGTCTGTAGGCATCAAGCTCTGAGGTTACTTATGAGATTATTCTATGAGCCTGTAGTTCACAAACTCTGATAATTCTTAAGCGAGACATGTCGTCGAGCGAAGAATTCATCAGGTTTGTGAACGTAACAGGCGTACTAGGCTAGCCAACATCTACATATTGTGAATAATCTGAAAATATTTCTAAATCTATGGGGTTTTCAAATAGTTTGACTTATGGTATTATGATAGTAACTATAAATATCGAAATCTTTGCCCTGGCGTAGACAAAGGATTGTCGATGACTCAAATTTCAAGGAAGAAAGGAGGGGCGTCTTATGGCACGCATTGATGCTGCGTATAATTATTTCATGACGACCTATGGTAATAACATAGGATCACGCTACGAATCTCATAAGAAAAGCGAACTACGCGACACTTACAACAGAATAGTTAAAGCGAACAAAGAAGCTCCTCTGTACAAGATAAATGATTCTGAGGACATCGGTCAGTTTGCCATTGATATTAAAGAGCACGCCAATGCTATGACTCTTTCAGTATCTAATCTGACATCTGCTGGCGATGATATTTCTTCCGTTTTAGAGAAACGAATTGCATCTTCATCCGATCCAAATTCTGTTGATGTGCTTTACGTTGGCGATAGTGCGGATGGTGCTGAGGATTTCACAATCGAAGTAGATGCTCTTGCAAAGCCTCAGGTGAACACTGGTAATTTCCTGCTTTCGGAAGGACATGATTTCGAGGAAGGCCAGTACTCATTTGATTTGGACATTAGAAATCACTCATATGAGTTCCAATTCAATGTAAATAAGAACGAAACCAATCTTACCGTTCAGAATAAGATTGTGCGTTTGCTTAATACTTCCGATGTAGGTTTAAGTGCAAAGTTGCTTTCAAATGACAGAGCCGGAAGCAAGGCTATACAGATTGTTTCCAAATCTACAGGCGTCGCAGATGACGAAAACACATTGTTTAATATTTCATCATCAATCTCATGGAGAGAGCTGAACATCCTTGGAATTGACAATGTTACACAGCAGCCTTCCAATTCAGATTTCAAGCTGAATGGGGTTTCGCATCAGTCATTGTCCAATACATTTACGGTAAACAAGACCTATGAGCTTGTTTTAAAGAAACCATCCAATGGCGAAGTAAGCATCGGTCTTATGAACGATACTGAAGCTCTTTCAAATGGCATTACACAGCTGCTGGATAGCTATAACGGAATGTTGGACATCGGATTAAAATATAATAATGCTCATCAGAATCGTACTCTGTTCAACGAGATTTCATCTATTGCAAAGAACCAGGCAGCTCAATTGCAGGCTGTTGGTATTGAAAGCGATGAGATGCAGCATTTGTACTTAGACAAAGATGTTCTATCCGATGCAATTAATAGCGATAATAAAGAAACAGCTTTTGAAACTCTTAACAACCTTAAGAACTCCGTTTCAAAAGCCGCATCAAAGGCCTCTATCAATCCGATGAATTACGTAGATAAATCGATTGTAGAGTACAAGAATCCTGGAAAGACTCTTAGCGCACCATATGCGTCAAGCGCTTACTCTGGTATGATGATGAATTACGGATTATAAAAAGCACTGGTTTCCCAGTGCTTTTTGTGTTATCCCCTGTTACATTCACAAGCCTTAGTGTTTCTCAATTCGACAACACGTCTCATTTGAGAAACCTAAGAGCTTTTGAATTACAGGGGATTTTTCATATCTGTTCTAGCATTTCCTTGATTCTAGCTTCGTAAGTGCAGTTCGTTCTTACATACTCACGGCCAGCTGCTGCAATACGTTCTCGCTCGCTATCATGCTTTAGATAGAAGTCTACTTTTTCGTATAGGTCTTCATTGTTGTAATACCAAACCAGATGCTTTTCATTTTCAAAGAACATTGGCAGCTCCGCCTGGAAATTTGTTAGGCAAAAACCACCAGCTCCTAAAATATCGTAAACACGAAGCGGCACTCCGCTTTTGATATTTGGGATGGTCATGTTTAGATTGATTTTGGACTGGTTAAATACCTTTGGCATCTCGCTCCAATAATCGACGCTGCCCTTATAGTTTACTCGGAGCAAATCCCTGGTAAATGAGTTGGTGT
It contains:
- a CDS encoding serine O-acetyltransferase; its protein translation is MTKKEYKELLRSDFLRYSNDDTFIGRFKAYKMKPGYAWSYWYRKFCYQNSHSWMKPLAFITRLRFHSVAVKYGIDIPSHIKQIGAGFMIDHFSCIVIHVDAVIGSGVTIRQGCVIGTNGRGVPVIEDGVDIGAGAAIIGPITVGKGARIGANAVVVHDVPAGATVVGNPGHVVSK
- a CDS encoding right-handed parallel beta-helix repeat-containing protein, with the protein product MRKRLTALMMTAALACGSLIACGSDSTTAYASETIYGEVTAVSDTGFTITVGTYENNELTLGEETADVTVSDSTTYSMAMSGGGEAPADGEAPTKPEDAATEESTEETTDETTEETTEETTDEETTEDTEDSSDDTAMTEATVEAGAETPADGEAPSGDKPDGEAPSGDKPEGEAPSGDGEAAEGEAPSGGGEAPADGETPSGDGEAPADMGDAQTELTLSDIEVGTQVAVTFDADGNVESVEILGGTQSAMGQPGGNMTSASDITYSALYEYSADETVEGETIASTGTDENAILVTDGEVTVKDSTITRTSDDSTGGDNSSFYGVGATLLTTGGTLTVDNVTIDSDAAGGAGVFAYGDGVAYVSNSTITTQQNTSGGIHVAGGGTLYANDNTVETNGESAAAIRSDRGGGTMVVDGGTYTSNGSGSPAVYCTADITISNATLTATGAEAVCIEGLNSLTLTDCDLTGNIPTSEQNDCDWNIILYQSMSGDSEVGNSTFSMTGGSITAKNGGMFYTTNTESTFILENVDITYADENDFFLRVTGNANQRGWGTSGENGAQCSFTAINQEMEGDIIWDTISTLDMEMTDGSVLTGAFIDDESAAGNGGDGYANLTIDSSSKWVVTGDSVLTSLTNNGTIVDEDGNTVSIVGTDGTVYVEGTSSYTITISEYAD